In Chloracidobacterium sp., the following proteins share a genomic window:
- a CDS encoding GNAT family N-acetyltransferase: MSIEIIEFEDKWAADFAALNYEWIERYFTVERHDREILDNPRQYVLDPGGEIFMAVADGVAAGTVAMIPAGNGVVELTKMAVSPGFHRLGIADMLMDRCILFAREAGYATIFLETHSSLAPAVALYLKHGFVQTPTDPNSEYARADVRMELALADTNL; encoded by the coding sequence ATGAGCATTGAGATAATCGAATTCGAAGACAAATGGGCGGCGGATTTTGCCGCCCTTAACTACGAGTGGATCGAGCGATACTTCACGGTCGAACGCCATGACCGTGAGATCCTCGACAATCCCCGTCAATACGTCCTCGATCCCGGCGGCGAGATCTTCATGGCCGTCGCCGACGGCGTCGCGGCAGGGACGGTTGCGATGATACCGGCGGGCAATGGCGTCGTGGAATTGACCAAAATGGCGGTTTCGCCCGGATTTCACCGGTTGGGCATCGCCGACATGCTGATGGACCGCTGCATCCTATTCGCTCGCGAGGCGGGCTACGCGACCATCTTCCTCGAAACCCATTCCAGCCTCGCCCCGGCCGTTGCGCTCTACCTCAAACACGGCTTTGTCCAAACCCCGACTGACCCGAATTCCGAATACGCCCGCGCCGACGTGAGAATGGAGCTTGCCTTAGCAGACACCAATCTGTAA
- a CDS encoding adenylosuccinate synthase, translating into MIIVIIGAQWGDEGKGKVVDLLADRFDIVSRYQGGHNAGHSVYVGDKAFVLRLLPSGIIHEDKTCVLGNGMVIDPKAFFEEVDQITEKGISVSPERLKVSSRAHLIMPYHRALDHTSEERLGNEKIGTTLRGIGPAYEDKAGRRGIRVADAMSPDILKLRVERNLEEANRIVVLYGNQPLRADEILAELEPLVERLRPFVCETSHFLAEARKSNKKILLEGAQATLLDVDHGTYPYVTSSNPTAGGASVGAGIPPHHISGVLGIVRTYATRVGEGPFPTEMIEGEAEMADVIRERGREYGSVTKRPRRCGWFDAVATRYAAELNGFDSVALTKLDVLDTLDEIKVCVAYEINGKCVDTFPAVSSDLRQIKPVYETLPGWVTETLGTTEFEKLPGNARKYVQFLSSQIGVEIGLISTGPERDQTIIIRNSTMEGWFQSEPPAVAGG; encoded by the coding sequence ATGATCATAGTGATTATCGGTGCCCAGTGGGGCGATGAAGGCAAGGGAAAGGTCGTTGACCTGCTTGCTGATAGATTTGATATCGTGTCTCGGTATCAGGGCGGGCACAACGCCGGACACAGTGTGTATGTGGGTGATAAAGCGTTTGTTCTCAGGCTTTTGCCGTCGGGGATCATTCACGAAGACAAGACGTGCGTGCTCGGCAACGGCATGGTGATCGATCCGAAGGCGTTCTTTGAAGAGGTCGATCAGATAACTGAAAAGGGAATTTCGGTCTCGCCGGAACGGTTGAAAGTTTCGTCGCGAGCGCACCTGATAATGCCGTACCACCGGGCCCTTGACCACACGTCCGAGGAGCGGCTCGGCAACGAAAAGATCGGCACTACGCTGCGCGGCATCGGCCCGGCGTATGAGGACAAGGCAGGCCGGCGCGGAATTCGCGTTGCCGACGCGATGTCGCCCGACATCCTAAAGCTCCGCGTCGAGCGCAATCTGGAGGAAGCCAACAGAATAGTCGTACTTTACGGCAACCAGCCGCTGCGGGCGGATGAGATCCTAGCCGAACTCGAACCGTTGGTCGAACGGCTGCGGCCATTTGTGTGCGAGACGTCACATTTTCTCGCCGAGGCCCGTAAGTCTAATAAAAAAATATTGCTGGAAGGTGCCCAGGCGACGCTTCTCGACGTCGATCACGGCACGTATCCGTATGTCACGTCGTCCAATCCGACCGCCGGCGGTGCGTCGGTCGGTGCGGGAATTCCGCCGCATCATATCAGCGGCGTGCTCGGAATTGTCCGGACTTACGCGACGCGTGTCGGCGAAGGCCCGTTTCCGACAGAGATGATCGAGGGCGAGGCCGAGATGGCCGACGTCATTCGCGAACGTGGCCGCGAATACGGCTCCGTGACCAAACGCCCGCGCCGCTGCGGCTGGTTCGACGCCGTAGCGACGCGCTACGCGGCCGAACTGAACGGTTTCGATTCCGTCGCCCTCACCAAACTCGACGTGCTCGACACCCTCGACGAGATCAAGGTCTGTGTCGCTTACGAGATAAACGGCAAATGTGTCGATACGTTTCCCGCCGTTTCGAGCGACCTGAGACAGATCAAGCCGGTTTACGAGACGCTGCCCGGCTGGGTGACGGAAACGCTGGGCACGACCGAGTTTGAAAAGTTGCCAGGGAACGCACGTAAGTACGTACAATTCCTCTCCAGCCAGATCGGCGTCGAGATCGGCCTGATATCCACAGGCCCAGAACGCGATCAGACGATCATAATTCGCAATTCTACGATGGAAGGCTGGTTTCAGTCAGAACCACCTGCGGTAGCGGGTGGTTGA
- a CDS encoding single-stranded DNA-binding protein, producing MSTTVSILGNTGREVKLRYSEKGTAVATFPIASNSYKNGPEGRVKTTHWYNVTAFGKVAETLASNVRKGSHLLVQGRLGFKPWLTKDGQPRAGAEVILQSYDFADGAKPDNGQEAESPEPEMLPEPAQGDENLAVAEPFDDQF from the coding sequence ATGTCAACTACAGTATCAATCCTCGGCAACACCGGTCGCGAGGTCAAACTCCGTTACTCAGAAAAAGGAACGGCGGTCGCAACCTTTCCGATCGCTTCAAATTCTTACAAGAACGGTCCTGAAGGCCGCGTTAAGACCACCCATTGGTACAACGTCACTGCTTTCGGAAAGGTCGCTGAAACCTTGGCGTCGAACGTCAGGAAAGGCAGTCATCTGCTTGTGCAGGGACGCCTCGGATTCAAACCCTGGCTGACAAAAGACGGCCAGCCGCGAGCCGGTGCAGAAGTGATTCTCCAGTCGTACGACTTCGCGGACGGAGCCAAACCAGATAACGGCCAGGAAGCAGAATCCCCCGAACCGGAGATGCTGCCTGAGCCTGCTCAGGGTGATGAGAATTTGGCGGTGGCGGAACCGTTTGACGACCAGTTCTGA
- a CDS encoding sigma-54-dependent Fis family transcriptional regulator, which yields MLYTFQSNHVNIEQLARFDFLDLCLLGETGTGKTHTAKEIHDLSPRRKHPFVSVNCAELADSIIESELFGHEKGSFTGATALKIGKFETAAGGTLFLDEIGELDNGTQAKLLKVVEEKSITRVGGNRPRHIDVRIIYATHRDLSVFREDFRYRITSHVIRLMPLRERTGEIVPLAQQFIKDFCAKSGAIITAYKKELRVLERSPWFGNVRELRSFIDEVCLEVLFEADERGNWLLPIPLTEGIIQKHLEAPTVNQTNSHEKPNGHGRSLPDGKKLEDYLAMIETDLLKNAMAVHNNNRTRAARDLGISRSGLIKKLKRIAH from the coding sequence ATGTTATACACTTTCCAAAGTAATCATGTAAATATCGAGCAACTTGCACGGTTCGATTTTCTTGACCTGTGTTTGCTAGGTGAAACAGGTACAGGCAAAACGCATACCGCAAAGGAGATACACGATCTAAGCCCGCGCAGGAAACATCCGTTTGTTTCAGTGAATTGCGCGGAATTGGCCGACTCGATCATTGAAAGTGAATTGTTTGGGCATGAGAAAGGATCGTTCACAGGGGCAACTGCGTTAAAGATCGGCAAGTTCGAGACTGCTGCCGGCGGCACATTGTTCCTCGATGAGATCGGCGAACTGGACAACGGCACACAGGCAAAGCTGCTTAAGGTCGTTGAAGAAAAGTCTATTACGAGAGTGGGCGGCAACCGTCCAAGACATATAGATGTCAGGATAATCTATGCCACCCATCGTGATCTGTCCGTGTTTCGCGAAGACTTCAGATACCGTATTACTTCGCATGTAATTCGCCTGATGCCTTTAAGGGAACGTACCGGAGAGATCGTCCCTCTGGCACAACAGTTTATAAAGGATTTTTGTGCAAAATCCGGAGCCATCATAACTGCCTACAAGAAGGAATTGCGAGTACTCGAACGCTCCCCGTGGTTTGGAAATGTCCGAGAGCTACGGTCCTTTATTGATGAAGTTTGTCTTGAAGTTCTTTTTGAAGCTGATGAGCGAGGAAACTGGCTTCTTCCTATCCCGCTCACCGAGGGCATCATCCAGAAGCATCTCGAAGCCCCGACCGTCAACCAAACCAACTCGCATGAGAAGCCTAACGGCCATGGGCGATCTCTACCCGATGGCAAAAAGCTTGAAGACTATCTTGCCATGATTGAAACCGATCTTCTGAAAAATGCCATGGCGGTCCACAACAATAACCGAACTAGGGCCGCGAGGGATCTTGGAATTAGTCGATCCGGTCTAATCAAAAAGCTCAAGCGAATCGCCCATTGA
- a CDS encoding single-stranded DNA-binding protein: MNSSRLSCIGEWITDFNHKGENTMSASITLIGNLGKAPETRTTDKGTFIASFSMASNTVRKTNDGPVEKTNWFRVIAFGKQAQTLAQFVDKGTRLCVVGTLSFNPWLDRNGTPQAGADIVLQEFQFLPRARRAESGSEDSGGPIPASVVSEVSNQVAAF, translated from the coding sequence GTGAATTCATCAAGGCTTTCATGCATTGGTGAATGGATCACAGATTTTAACCATAAAGGAGAAAACACAATGTCAGCAAGCATTACCTTAATTGGAAATCTCGGCAAAGCGCCAGAAACCAGAACAACAGACAAAGGAACGTTCATCGCCAGCTTCTCAATGGCGTCCAATACCGTTCGCAAGACAAACGACGGGCCGGTCGAAAAGACGAATTGGTTTCGTGTGATTGCGTTCGGCAAACAGGCCCAGACTCTCGCACAATTTGTCGATAAGGGGACCCGGCTCTGTGTCGTGGGGACGCTTTCTTTCAACCCCTGGCTCGACCGAAACGGCACCCCGCAGGCCGGAGCGGACATTGTTCTTCAGGAATTTCAATTTCTTCCCAGAGCACGGAGGGCGGAAAGCGGGTCAGAAGACTCCGGTGGTCCCATTCCGGCGTCCGTTGTCAGCGAAGTTTCGAATCAGGTAGCCGCCTTTTAG
- a CDS encoding S9 family peptidase translates to MYGEKLMKNLLAHNLIYYFVLVILVVLGSVSIFGQSTSDDFPVPANMKVEGIPPIKKDEVEKLFFDPSQIRNNLIWDAERNSRSILLTDEKSFIYRVASPMAKPEVIIDNRVPSTVRGNPTNDTFAFTDDKADEDNYELYLWTGKEIKKLSSFSGKDESVESFIWSRDGKSIYYTQVDFDAKTTKLCRHDLVSISCFLTDLKGIWNVLDVDQDKVLLKYWKASSNQSLYLYDTTTKKIIPIEEKGNSNKGFFAQGRVFWLSEGSDECGQERCLLSLDIKTDRKNRISLPEGTANLQDVKVSPDGKSFLIQEAKDGIDTLKIAKLKHDRLVDLASSFVHGSFVIWGTRWLSNQEVVYTIENVGKPASVESFDFSKKKHTSWTKERVPPQIENAVHPPEVIKWKSFDSKTISGYVIKPKAAQGKSPVVIYIHGGPQIIDRPTFNTSDIRLAAYLGITTIHTNIRGSSGFGIEYMDADNGAKRGDAVKDIRTLIDWIEKQPGLDASRIYIRGESYGGLIALATALQEPHRIKAVLAEYPLVSVRGYLSQSFIDEFSITEYGDPKNEELMKKLDELSPLNNTKQWNNTPLFLTRGKLDQRVPERDVLGLKDQIKNTGAEVWFIFANEAGHGVGGRYVTAAMYEFLKKQIGSKK, encoded by the coding sequence GTGTACGGAGAAAAATTGATGAAGAACTTATTAGCACACAATCTAATTTACTATTTCGTACTGGTCATCCTCGTCGTATTGGGCTCAGTCTCGATCTTTGGACAATCAACTTCTGATGATTTTCCCGTACCGGCCAATATGAAGGTTGAAGGAATACCTCCAATAAAGAAGGATGAAGTCGAAAAGCTTTTCTTCGATCCGTCTCAGATCAGGAATAACCTTATTTGGGATGCTGAGAGGAATTCCCGGTCGATACTCCTTACCGATGAAAAGTCATTCATTTACCGCGTCGCGTCGCCGATGGCAAAGCCGGAGGTCATTATTGACAATAGAGTTCCGAGCACCGTCAGAGGGAATCCAACTAACGACACCTTTGCATTCACCGATGACAAAGCCGACGAGGACAACTATGAGCTATATCTATGGACCGGCAAGGAAATCAAGAAATTATCTTCCTTTTCCGGCAAGGACGAGTCCGTCGAATCATTTATCTGGTCAAGAGACGGTAAGAGCATCTATTACACTCAGGTTGACTTCGACGCTAAGACGACAAAGTTGTGCAGGCACGATCTTGTGTCGATCTCTTGCTTTCTGACGGACCTGAAGGGGATTTGGAATGTTCTCGATGTGGATCAAGACAAGGTCCTGCTCAAATACTGGAAGGCCTCAAGCAATCAGAGCTTGTATCTGTATGACACCACGACCAAAAAGATAATTCCGATAGAGGAAAAAGGAAACTCAAACAAAGGCTTTTTTGCACAAGGCCGAGTCTTTTGGCTCTCGGAGGGTTCGGATGAATGCGGTCAGGAGCGTTGCCTGCTTTCGTTAGACATCAAGACCGATCGAAAAAACCGCATCTCGTTGCCGGAAGGCACGGCAAATCTTCAGGATGTTAAGGTATCCCCCGATGGGAAGTCATTTCTGATACAAGAGGCCAAAGACGGGATCGACACACTGAAAATCGCCAAATTGAAACATGATCGGTTGGTAGATTTAGCCTCGTCCTTTGTACACGGTTCATTTGTGATCTGGGGAACACGATGGCTGTCAAACCAGGAAGTGGTTTACACAATTGAAAATGTCGGAAAGCCTGCCTCGGTCGAGTCTTTTGATTTCTCCAAGAAGAAGCACACGTCCTGGACAAAAGAGCGGGTTCCGCCTCAAATCGAGAATGCCGTGCATCCCCCCGAAGTGATCAAATGGAAATCCTTCGACAGCAAGACCATTTCAGGTTATGTGATCAAACCAAAGGCGGCACAAGGCAAATCACCTGTTGTGATCTACATTCACGGTGGACCGCAGATAATTGATCGACCGACATTCAACACCTCTGACATACGCCTTGCTGCCTATCTAGGCATCACAACAATTCACACAAATATTCGCGGCTCATCCGGATTCGGGATCGAGTACATGGACGCCGATAACGGGGCAAAGCGCGGAGATGCCGTGAAAGATATCCGCACATTGATTGATTGGATCGAGAAACAGCCGGGATTGGATGCATCACGGATCTATATACGTGGGGAGAGTTATGGCGGCCTGATTGCCCTAGCGACGGCGCTTCAGGAGCCCCATAGAATTAAGGCCGTGCTTGCCGAATATCCTTTGGTTTCAGTCCGGGGATATCTGTCCCAGAGTTTTATAGATGAATTCTCCATCACGGAATATGGAGATCCTAAAAACGAGGAATTAATGAAAAAGCTCGACGAACTTTCTCCGCTCAATAACACAAAACAATGGAATAATACGCCGTTGTTTCTAACGCGAGGAAAGCTCGATCAGAGAGTCCCTGAACGGGACGTGCTCGGTCTCAAGGATCAGATCAAGAACACCGGGGCCGAGGTGTGGTTCATATTCGCTAACGAAGCGGGACACGGCGTTGGAGGCCGTTACGTGACTGCCGCGATGTATGAGTTTTTGAAAAAACAAATAGGGAGTAAAAAGTAA
- a CDS encoding CHAT domain-containing protein produces MNDLCKNAGAATARLAVFGLLTALASIYGFAATTDLRSLFEEGSFKAVIESAPAEITNARKLGKFADAAVSGLYASKALIQLEKYDEAEQVLVQALADAERVKADKKLLASLLFAQAHLFRAKEDFRSASSRSRDAFALAPQNRMVELEYYVSNGRILFSSGYDISAIVWLEKAEAVSNTVRRSSLHLEMLRFLSLAWQSKFNYGKAISYSQKLVDASQNSEFKFCYRQALYEYGNLLSAAGQEQRAKTMYEKGLNLALSAKDDTQSSIFLSTLLLNALYQNDLTTAENHVRTLAVLDKSKSFEYEVTLGHAILNALQDNARESEKHFSRLETMKSSSDFVVPYWKATIAERKRNWGKLIELSEVLLRLAEKENFRENLPHLYLLLARGHWGLGNKESALKALRKAEAIVTEARPTDDAPLSLSMLETFHSVYRLIAEVEADARDLSRSFETVDYLKARVLSDRINFSPLKQSSDISPGIRKRANDLSSGFLNGDDTSALDDFEANITNAIPQNSTPAAKSLQLDNIQGLDDTAIVSYFFSLDGKLAAHVLEKHKPIRRVRLGISEAEVVAMANSVRNKIMNRIFFKNDGKEIYDFLIEPLSLSASHIVFVPDKSLWKIPFHALSPDGESYLIEKKMVSYSPSVSLLLESLKKKAPFRKAAQVFANNTFENRSLRFVNQEAAAVGKLLGVQPIIGATSLQFVNLSNGVDILHFAMHAQADREEPLDSFLGFKPSRNHNGRITVNNLLKIHLKPQSLAFIASCDTNNVLNGEGVVSIGWALLGSGSTTVISSQWEANDRSTGLFAQNFYKEYQKGIPAARALQNAAISMIRDKSSETYEPYYWASFTLLGDFR; encoded by the coding sequence ATGAATGACCTCTGTAAGAACGCAGGCGCGGCAACAGCCCGGCTCGCAGTCTTCGGCTTGCTGACTGCGCTTGCGTCAATTTATGGTTTTGCGGCCACGACCGATCTTCGTTCTCTCTTCGAGGAAGGAAGCTTTAAAGCTGTTATAGAAAGCGCTCCCGCTGAAATTACAAACGCTCGTAAGCTCGGCAAATTCGCGGATGCCGCGGTTAGCGGGCTATATGCTTCCAAAGCCTTGATACAACTTGAAAAGTACGACGAGGCCGAACAGGTGTTGGTCCAGGCTTTGGCTGATGCCGAAAGAGTGAAGGCAGACAAGAAACTTCTTGCTTCTTTGCTTTTTGCACAGGCACATCTTTTCAGAGCAAAAGAAGACTTCCGATCTGCATCTTCTCGCTCCCGCGATGCTTTTGCCCTTGCTCCCCAGAACCGCATGGTCGAACTTGAATACTATGTCAGTAACGGCCGGATACTTTTTTCGAGCGGATATGATATCTCAGCGATTGTCTGGCTGGAAAAAGCGGAGGCGGTATCAAATACGGTTCGGAGGTCGTCTCTTCATCTTGAGATGCTGCGGTTTCTAAGTCTGGCCTGGCAATCCAAATTTAATTATGGCAAAGCAATTTCCTACTCACAGAAGTTGGTTGACGCGAGTCAGAATTCGGAATTCAAATTCTGTTATCGCCAGGCCCTCTATGAATACGGGAATCTACTGAGCGCGGCCGGCCAGGAACAGCGGGCAAAGACAATGTATGAAAAAGGGTTGAATCTGGCATTATCGGCAAAAGATGATACTCAAAGTTCTATTTTTCTTTCCACATTGCTCCTTAACGCACTTTATCAAAACGATCTTACGACCGCTGAAAACCATGTAAGGACCCTTGCGGTACTCGATAAAAGTAAGAGCTTCGAATACGAGGTTACGCTCGGTCATGCAATCTTAAACGCTTTGCAAGACAATGCTCGTGAATCAGAAAAACACTTCTCTCGGCTCGAAACAATGAAGTCTTCCTCCGATTTCGTGGTTCCTTATTGGAAAGCCACCATTGCGGAGCGGAAACGCAATTGGGGAAAGCTTATCGAGTTGAGCGAAGTACTTTTGCGCCTTGCGGAAAAGGAGAACTTTCGTGAGAACCTTCCGCATTTGTATCTATTGCTCGCTAGGGGACATTGGGGGCTGGGCAACAAAGAGTCAGCTTTGAAGGCCCTGCGGAAGGCCGAGGCGATCGTAACCGAGGCAAGGCCGACTGACGACGCACCGTTATCGCTCTCGATGCTTGAAACCTTCCACTCGGTTTATAGATTGATTGCGGAGGTCGAGGCTGATGCCCGTGATCTTAGCAGGTCATTTGAAACCGTCGATTACCTCAAGGCAAGGGTCCTGAGTGACCGCATCAACTTCTCGCCGCTAAAACAATCTTCAGATATTTCTCCGGGTATTAGAAAAAGAGCAAATGATCTCTCGTCAGGATTTCTCAATGGCGACGACACGAGCGCATTGGACGATTTTGAAGCAAACATAACAAACGCAATTCCACAGAACTCGACCCCTGCGGCAAAGTCATTGCAGTTGGACAATATACAGGGCCTTGATGACACGGCAATCGTGTCATATTTTTTTTCGCTTGATGGCAAGCTTGCGGCTCACGTGCTTGAAAAACATAAGCCCATTCGTCGTGTCAGACTGGGTATCTCTGAGGCGGAAGTCGTTGCAATGGCGAATAGTGTCCGAAACAAGATCATGAATCGGATTTTCTTCAAGAATGACGGAAAGGAGATTTACGATTTTCTAATAGAACCTTTATCGCTCAGTGCTTCCCATATAGTGTTCGTTCCGGACAAGTCGCTCTGGAAGATCCCATTCCATGCTTTAAGCCCTGACGGTGAGTCGTACTTGATCGAAAAGAAAATGGTCAGCTACTCGCCTTCGGTCTCTTTGCTGCTTGAATCACTTAAGAAAAAGGCTCCGTTCAGAAAAGCCGCACAAGTTTTTGCTAACAATACATTTGAGAACCGTTCGCTTCGATTTGTAAACCAGGAAGCTGCGGCAGTTGGGAAACTTCTAGGAGTCCAGCCAATAATCGGAGCCACCTCGCTGCAGTTCGTCAATTTATCTAATGGGGTCGATATTCTGCATTTCGCGATGCACGCTCAGGCCGATCGCGAAGAACCGCTGGATTCTTTTCTTGGATTCAAACCATCGAGAAATCATAACGGCCGAATAACGGTCAACAACCTGCTGAAAATTCATCTCAAACCCCAAAGCCTTGCCTTCATAGCCTCGTGTGACACAAACAATGTGCTTAACGGCGAAGGCGTTGTCAGCATCGGCTGGGCTTTACTAGGCTCAGGAAGCACTACGGTAATTTCATCTCAATGGGAAGCCAACGACCGATCAACCGGATTGTTTGCACAAAACTTCTACAAGGAATACCAAAAAGGAATCCCGGCAGCACGAGCTCTTCAAAACGCAGCAATCTCGATGATCCGTGACAAATCATCGGAAACCTACGAACCATACTATTGGGCAAGCTTTACGCTTCTCGGTGACTTTCGGTAA
- a CDS encoding IS3 family transposase (programmed frameshift) translates to MKRSKFTEQQIVFALKQADTGVSVAEVCRKMGISEATFYNWKKKYEGLGTAELRRSRSLEEENARLKRIVADLTLDKQMLQDVLKKKCLKAGERKKLVRKLLDAYRISERKVCSVMMVSRTVLHYVGHRRDDQAIRRRIREIAETRVRYGFDRIHILLRREGWADNRKRTYRIYKEEGLNLRSKRPRRSKAAAHRMERPVLGGPHECWSMDFVADQLFDGRRFRALTLVDNFSRECVEIEVGQSLKGFDVVDVMERIKLARGIVPKRIQVDNGSEFVSKVLDRWAYENKVTLDFSRPGKPTDNPFIESFNGSFRDECLNVNWFLSLDDAKEKIAAFKDDYNGFRPHSALCGLTPNEVVKQYLETRISPI, encoded by the exons ATGAAGAGATCGAAGTTCACGGAGCAGCAGATCGTGTTCGCGTTGAAGCAGGCGGACACAGGGGTTTCGGTAGCAGAAGTGTGCCGGAAGATGGGGATCAGCGAGGCGACGTTCTACAACTGGAAGAAGAAGTACGAGGGGCTCGGGACGGCGGAGTTGCGAAGGTCGCGCTCACTCGAAGAAGAGAACGCCCGATTGAAGCGGATCGTGGCGGATCTGACGCTGGACAAGCAGATGCTACAGGACGTGTTAAA AAAAAAGTGTCTGAAGGCCGGAGAGCGGAAGAAGTTGGTAAGGAAGCTGCTGGATGCATACCGTATCTCGGAGCGGAAAGTTTGCTCGGTGATGATGGTATCGAGGACGGTGTTGCATTATGTCGGTCACAGGCGTGACGATCAGGCGATAAGGCGCCGGATCAGAGAGATCGCGGAGACGAGAGTGAGATACGGATTCGATCGGATACACATACTGCTCAGGCGGGAAGGTTGGGCGGACAACCGGAAGCGGACATACCGTATTTACAAGGAAGAAGGGCTAAATCTGCGAAGTAAGAGGCCGCGAAGGTCGAAGGCGGCGGCACACCGGATGGAGCGTCCGGTGCTCGGCGGTCCGCACGAGTGTTGGAGCATGGATTTCGTGGCGGATCAGTTGTTCGACGGGCGAAGATTCAGGGCATTAACTTTAGTCGATAATTTTAGTCGTGAATGCGTCGAGATCGAGGTCGGGCAAAGCTTGAAGGGGTTCGACGTCGTCGACGTAATGGAGCGGATCAAGTTGGCACGAGGTATTGTGCCAAAACGGATCCAGGTGGATAATGGCAGCGAGTTCGTTTCGAAGGTACTCGACCGGTGGGCGTACGAGAACAAAGTCACGCTCGACTTCTCCCGGCCCGGAAAACCAACGGATAACCCGTTCATCGAATCGTTCAACGGGAGCTTCCGGGACGAATGTCTGAACGTCAACTGGTTCCTTTCGCTTGACGACGCGAAGGAAAAGATCGCGGCGTTCAAGGATGACTACAACGGCTTCAGGCCGCACAGCGCGCTGTGCGGCCTGACCCCGAACGAGGTGGTTAAGCAATACTTAGAGACTCGAATTTCTCCAATTTAG